In Fimbriimonadaceae bacterium, the following proteins share a genomic window:
- a CDS encoding M20/M25/M40 family metallo-hydrolase: MRSLLLLLALASSVQAQSPATAMRDQGLRELRAFDLLRDLTRLGHRLSGSAGAERAVEWGAQTMRELGFENVRLQPCRVPHWVRGEVATLTLGDDPLSICALGGSIGTPPEGLEAEVVEVKSVDEAAKLGSKAKGKIVFFNGPMDPTLTNTFAAYGGAVGQRVNGAATAAKLGAVGVLVRSMTLRADDVPHTGTMRYEEGGRKIPAAALSLNAADKLSATLRRGPARVRLTLDCENLPPVPSSNVIGEITGSDLPDEIVLMGGHLDSWDLGVGAHDDGAGCVQSIEALRLIRSVIGRPKRTVRVVLFMDEEQTGAGADAYAFYAKISPEKHVAAIESDAGGFTPRAFGTSETVERARRYEAWLPDLRPLGITEINGGGGGGADVAPLGPLGAVLFGLRPDSQRYFDVHHSRNDTLDWVNARELEMGAIGMAILAWRLAGE, from the coding sequence ATGCGGTCCCTTCTGCTGCTTCTCGCCCTCGCATCGTCCGTTCAGGCGCAGAGTCCCGCCACCGCCATGCGGGACCAGGGCCTGCGCGAACTTCGTGCTTTCGATCTCCTACGCGATCTCACCCGCCTGGGCCACCGCCTGAGCGGTTCGGCCGGTGCGGAACGCGCCGTCGAGTGGGGCGCCCAGACCATGCGCGAGCTGGGCTTTGAGAACGTCCGGCTCCAGCCGTGCCGAGTCCCGCATTGGGTTCGAGGCGAGGTGGCCACCCTCACGTTGGGGGACGACCCGCTGTCCATCTGCGCCCTCGGAGGGAGCATCGGCACCCCTCCGGAAGGCCTGGAGGCCGAGGTCGTCGAGGTCAAGTCTGTGGACGAAGCGGCGAAGCTCGGGTCCAAGGCCAAGGGCAAGATCGTGTTCTTCAACGGTCCGATGGACCCCACGCTCACGAACACGTTTGCAGCGTACGGCGGTGCGGTGGGGCAGCGCGTGAACGGGGCGGCCACGGCGGCCAAGCTCGGCGCGGTCGGGGTCCTGGTCCGCTCGATGACGCTGCGTGCCGACGATGTCCCCCACACGGGAACGATGCGCTACGAGGAGGGGGGACGCAAAATCCCCGCGGCAGCGCTTAGCCTGAATGCGGCCGACAAACTCAGCGCGACGTTGAGACGGGGTCCAGCGCGCGTTCGGCTCACCCTGGACTGCGAGAACCTCCCGCCGGTGCCCTCGTCCAACGTGATCGGCGAGATCACGGGTTCGGATCTCCCGGACGAGATCGTGCTCATGGGCGGACATCTCGACAGTTGGGATTTGGGCGTGGGAGCGCACGACGACGGCGCGGGGTGCGTGCAGTCGATCGAGGCGCTGCGTCTGATCCGCAGCGTGATCGGGCGCCCGAAGCGCACGGTGCGCGTCGTGCTGTTCATGGACGAGGAGCAGACCGGCGCCGGTGCCGACGCCTACGCGTTCTACGCGAAGATCTCGCCCGAGAAGCACGTTGCGGCGATCGAATCCGACGCAGGAGGTTTCACGCCGCGCGCGTTCGGCACATCGGAGACCGTGGAGCGAGCCAGGCGGTACGAGGCATGGCTCCCGGACCTCCGGCCCCTGGGCATCACGGAGATCAACGGCGGAGGCGGAGGCGGTGCCGACGTCGCGCCGCTCGGTCCCTTGGGCGCCGTGCTGTTCGGGCTGCGACCGGACAGCCAGCGTTACTTCGACGTGCACCACTCGCGCAACGACACCCTGGACTGGGTGAACGCGCGCGAACTGGAGATGGGAGCGATCGGCATGGCGATCCTCGCCTGGCGCCTCGCGGGGGAGTGA
- the glgP gene encoding alpha-glucan family phosphorylase, whose amino-acid sequence MKYPKAAHSYEVVSDLPKPLETLKRLAHNFRWTWHQPTRDLFRSIDKELWDSTNHNPVGVLSALSSDALERLAKDRAFLASLKACGEDLDEYLAAETWFDRQYPGKRDEALIAYFCAEFGVSEGLPIYSGGLGVLAGDHLKAASDLGLPLVGVGLLYSRGYFQQYLTPDGWQQEHYPQYDFYKMPLSLVRGEDQQPIRVQIQFPDRAVTCQVWRAEVGRVSLFLLDSNVLENAPTDQGITDTLYGGDEEMRIRQEMILGIGGMRALAELGMSPTVCHMNEGHAAFMAVERMRQFVDKRACDARVARQALVGGNVFTTHTPVPAGFDLFPATLVERYLAGIVTSVQLPFADFIKMGRLGHDNASEPFNMAVLAMANSNHVNGVSKLHATVSRSMFQQRWPGFPEDEVPIRAVTNGIHTPTWVSARMATLFDSYLSGDWRREASNPEIWQGVYNIPDNELWEARENLRGEFVRFVRRRLHRDFARRRAGQADYGLISTILDPRILTIGFARRFATYKRATLLLSDRERLKSLLFHSERPLQIVIAGKSHPRDDGGKTLIQELHRFITHEGGRSRMVFLEDYDMGVARAMVQGVDVWLNNPIRPMEASGTSGMKVVPNGGLNCSVLDGWWDEGYEPGLGWAIGDREVPLDPSQVDPNDARSLYQILEQEVAPKFYHRVDGGVPTAWCEMMKRSIAELAPQFSTARMVQDYARSAYMPAHETFTAMTSGKLDHAKAALHWRDRVRGGWSKVKIVKVSDSAKRINSLGDSFVVTAGIELGTMSPDEVRVEVIVGQVGPNRDLIDAKEVQLELKGRDDWLHTFEGTVTMQRAGLRGYIVRVVPTHPDVDVLHELPLVRWEEGGTRA is encoded by the coding sequence TTGAAGTATCCGAAAGCCGCCCATTCGTACGAGGTCGTCTCCGACCTGCCCAAGCCGCTTGAAACGCTCAAACGGCTGGCCCACAACTTCCGCTGGACCTGGCATCAGCCGACGCGGGACCTGTTCCGTTCGATCGACAAGGAGCTGTGGGATTCGACGAACCACAACCCGGTGGGCGTGCTCTCCGCGTTGAGCAGCGATGCCCTGGAGCGGCTGGCCAAGGATCGCGCGTTCCTTGCTTCGCTCAAGGCCTGCGGGGAAGATCTCGACGAGTATCTGGCGGCCGAGACGTGGTTCGACCGGCAGTACCCCGGCAAGCGTGACGAGGCCCTGATCGCCTACTTCTGCGCCGAGTTCGGAGTCTCCGAAGGGCTGCCCATCTATTCGGGAGGTTTGGGCGTTCTTGCGGGGGACCATTTGAAAGCCGCCAGCGACTTGGGGCTGCCGCTCGTCGGCGTCGGCCTGCTCTACTCGCGGGGCTACTTCCAGCAGTACCTGACGCCGGACGGCTGGCAACAGGAGCACTATCCACAGTACGACTTCTACAAGATGCCTCTCAGCCTCGTGCGGGGCGAGGACCAGCAGCCGATCCGAGTGCAGATCCAGTTCCCGGACCGAGCGGTGACGTGCCAAGTGTGGCGTGCGGAGGTGGGCCGGGTTTCCCTCTTCCTGCTCGATTCCAACGTGCTCGAAAACGCTCCGACGGACCAGGGCATCACCGACACGCTCTACGGCGGGGATGAGGAGATGCGCATCCGTCAAGAGATGATCTTGGGGATCGGCGGCATGCGCGCGCTCGCCGAACTTGGCATGTCGCCCACGGTGTGCCACATGAACGAGGGCCATGCGGCGTTTATGGCGGTCGAGCGCATGCGGCAGTTCGTCGACAAGCGCGCGTGCGACGCGCGCGTCGCCCGTCAGGCGCTCGTGGGCGGGAACGTCTTCACGACGCACACTCCGGTGCCCGCGGGCTTCGATCTCTTTCCGGCCACCCTGGTCGAGCGCTACCTCGCCGGCATCGTGACCTCGGTGCAGTTGCCGTTCGCCGATTTCATCAAGATGGGGCGGCTCGGCCACGACAACGCGAGCGAGCCGTTCAACATGGCCGTGCTGGCGATGGCCAACTCCAACCACGTGAACGGCGTCTCCAAGCTTCACGCGACCGTGTCGCGCTCGATGTTCCAGCAGCGATGGCCGGGCTTTCCGGAGGACGAGGTCCCCATCCGTGCGGTCACCAACGGCATCCACACCCCCACGTGGGTGAGCGCGAGGATGGCCACCCTGTTCGACTCGTACCTTTCCGGAGACTGGAGAAGGGAGGCGAGCAACCCCGAGATTTGGCAGGGCGTGTACAACATCCCGGACAACGAGCTTTGGGAGGCCCGCGAGAATCTTCGCGGCGAGTTCGTGCGCTTCGTGCGGCGTCGCCTCCACCGCGACTTCGCTCGGCGGCGCGCGGGGCAGGCGGACTATGGGCTGATCAGCACGATTCTCGATCCCCGCATCCTCACGATCGGGTTCGCAAGGCGCTTTGCCACGTACAAGCGCGCCACCCTCTTGCTGTCTGATCGCGAGCGGCTGAAGTCGCTCCTGTTCCACTCGGAACGGCCGCTGCAGATCGTGATCGCCGGCAAGAGCCATCCCCGAGACGACGGCGGGAAGACCCTCATCCAGGAACTCCACCGCTTCATCACGCACGAGGGGGGCCGCTCCCGCATGGTCTTTCTCGAGGATTACGACATGGGCGTCGCTCGCGCGATGGTCCAGGGCGTCGACGTGTGGCTTAACAACCCGATTCGACCGATGGAGGCCAGTGGAACCAGCGGGATGAAGGTCGTTCCCAACGGCGGTCTGAACTGCTCGGTCCTGGATGGATGGTGGGATGAAGGGTACGAGCCTGGGCTCGGATGGGCGATCGGGGACCGGGAGGTGCCCCTCGACCCCTCGCAAGTCGACCCCAACGACGCGCGTTCGCTCTACCAGATCCTCGAGCAGGAGGTGGCCCCCAAGTTCTACCACCGCGTCGATGGAGGGGTTCCCACCGCTTGGTGCGAGATGATGAAGCGCTCGATCGCCGAGTTGGCCCCCCAGTTCTCGACGGCGCGCATGGTGCAGGACTACGCCCGTTCGGCCTACATGCCCGCGCACGAGACGTTCACGGCGATGACGTCGGGCAAACTCGACCACGCCAAAGCGGCTCTGCATTGGCGGGATCGGGTGCGCGGAGGGTGGTCGAAAGTCAAGATCGTCAAGGTATCCGATTCGGCGAAAAGGATCAACTCGCTGGGCGATTCGTTCGTGGTGACGGCCGGAATCGAGCTCGGCACGATGTCCCCGGACGAGGTGCGGGTCGAGGTGATCGTGGGCCAGGTCGGGCCAAATCGGGACCTCATCGACGCGAAGGAGGTCCAGCTCGAGTTGAAGGGACGGGACGACTGGCTCCACACCTTCGAAGGCACGGTCACGATGCAGCGGGCGGGCCTCCGAGGCTACATCGTGCGCGTGGTGCCGACTCACCCAGACGTGGACGTGCTGCACGAGCTACCACTCGTCCGATGGGAAGAGGGCGGGACGCGCGCGTGA
- a CDS encoding tetratricopeptide repeat protein, giving the protein MNSPYVHLAELFGMRTRPEADFEKAEDARVGKTAEESARLGRERLDAGDLEAAIEHFKREVRQRESEDIDGRLDLAGAFEAADMAPQALRQYERALKVRADTAEAHLGLSQVLKRNARQRDSIDALEKAIGLEPTNPFFHYKLAELLRGMGARERALIAAQGAVVVAPDDAFYHFWVGDLLIEMRRFDDALDALQAAIELSPGDDYLYLRAAVAFWGAGKPDKAVHAVRLASELDPDKHLYHGLLEALLARQGDHESAALESERASQMEPYDRDALRRVLGEMGL; this is encoded by the coding sequence ATGAACTCGCCCTACGTCCATCTGGCCGAGCTGTTTGGGATGCGCACGCGCCCGGAGGCCGACTTTGAGAAGGCCGAGGACGCTCGGGTCGGGAAGACCGCGGAGGAGAGCGCGCGTTTGGGTCGCGAGCGGCTGGACGCCGGCGACCTCGAAGCCGCGATCGAGCACTTCAAGCGGGAAGTCCGCCAGCGCGAGTCAGAAGACATCGATGGCAGGTTGGACCTCGCGGGAGCCTTCGAGGCCGCCGACATGGCGCCGCAGGCTTTGCGCCAGTACGAGCGCGCCCTCAAGGTGCGGGCCGACACGGCCGAGGCGCACCTGGGCCTGTCGCAGGTGCTCAAGCGCAACGCGCGCCAGCGAGACTCCATCGACGCCTTGGAGAAGGCGATCGGCCTGGAGCCTACCAATCCGTTCTTCCACTACAAACTCGCGGAGCTGCTTCGAGGCATGGGCGCGCGCGAACGCGCCCTGATCGCCGCGCAGGGCGCGGTGGTCGTCGCCCCGGACGACGCGTTCTATCACTTTTGGGTGGGCGACCTGTTGATCGAGATGCGCCGCTTTGACGACGCGCTCGACGCCCTGCAGGCGGCCATCGAGTTGTCGCCGGGCGACGACTACCTGTACCTGCGCGCCGCGGTCGCCTTCTGGGGAGCGGGGAAGCCCGACAAGGCCGTCCACGCCGTTCGACTGGCGAGCGAACTCGACCCGGACAAGCATCTCTATCACGGGCTGCTGGAAGCGCTTCTTGCGAGGCAGGGCGACCACGAGTCCGCAGCCCTCGAAAGCGAACGCGCTTCGCAAATGGAGCCCTACGACCGAGACGCATTGCGCAGGGTTCTAGGCGAGATGGGCTTGTAA
- the rimI gene encoding ribosomal protein S18-alanine N-acetyltransferase, with translation MARALSTLRFVPLEQSQVPEILEIEREANSAPWSERSFLNECTNPNAVFLVALLDGVLVAYGGVWLLVDEAHVTTVAVRDSARRQGIARRLVVELLNASKEQGMTCATLEVRAGNEAARGLYESLGFQIAARRKGYYPDNNEDALVMWLHHLDGWEPPR, from the coding sequence ATGGCGCGGGCTCTTTCCACGCTTCGGTTCGTCCCCCTCGAGCAAAGCCAGGTCCCCGAGATCCTCGAGATCGAGCGAGAGGCCAACAGCGCGCCGTGGTCGGAACGCAGCTTCCTCAACGAGTGCACCAACCCGAACGCCGTGTTCCTCGTCGCCCTGCTGGACGGGGTCCTCGTGGCCTATGGAGGCGTCTGGCTCCTGGTGGACGAGGCGCACGTCACCACGGTCGCGGTTCGGGACTCCGCGCGTCGCCAAGGGATCGCCCGCCGGCTGGTGGTGGAGCTTCTCAACGCGTCCAAGGAGCAGGGTATGACGTGCGCGACCCTCGAGGTCCGCGCAGGCAACGAAGCGGCCCGCGGTCTCTACGAGTCGCTGGGATTCCAAATCGCCGCTCGGCGCAAGGGTTACTACCCCGACAACAACGAGGACGCGCTGGTCATGTGGCTGCACCATCTGGACGGATGGGAGCCGCCTCGGTGA
- the tsaD gene encoding tRNA (adenosine(37)-N6)-threonylcarbamoyltransferase complex transferase subunit TsaD, giving the protein MGAASVTAADLALFPAPVLGLETSCDETSAAVLLGRGTRSSVVSSQAALHERWGGVVPEAAARAHVEAIVPVIREAVAQAGLGLSDIGAVAVTNRPGLVGALAVGLTAAKALAFARGIPLLGVHHLEGHLLSPVLTCADLEFPHVSLIVSGGHTEIVHVEAPGVYEILGETRDDAAGEAFDKGARLLGLGYPGGFAVQEAARDGAADRYTLPRALRGETLEFSFSGLKTALLRLVEAEGRSLSVPDAAAALQVAIVDVLVDRALRAVRRTEAPALTLVGGVAANLSLRARLAEECAREGIRFETPDLAYCTDNAAMIALAGSLRLANGERDGWDLDALPNAPLPYFRG; this is encoded by the coding sequence ATGGGAGCCGCCTCGGTGACCGCGGCAGACCTCGCCCTCTTCCCCGCACCCGTCCTCGGCTTGGAAACGAGCTGCGACGAGACCAGTGCGGCCGTCTTGCTGGGACGCGGGACGCGCTCCAGCGTCGTCTCAAGCCAGGCGGCGCTCCACGAGCGGTGGGGCGGAGTCGTGCCGGAGGCGGCCGCTCGGGCGCACGTGGAAGCCATCGTGCCGGTGATCCGCGAAGCCGTGGCGCAGGCGGGCCTTGGACTTTCGGACATTGGCGCAGTCGCGGTGACGAACCGCCCGGGCTTGGTCGGGGCGCTCGCCGTAGGACTGACGGCCGCCAAGGCGCTTGCCTTCGCACGCGGTATTCCCCTACTCGGCGTACACCATCTGGAGGGCCACCTGCTCTCCCCGGTGCTGACGTGTGCCGATCTCGAGTTCCCCCACGTCTCCTTGATCGTCTCGGGCGGCCACACCGAGATCGTCCACGTGGAGGCTCCGGGGGTCTACGAGATCCTCGGCGAAACGCGGGACGACGCCGCGGGGGAGGCCTTCGACAAAGGCGCCCGGCTCCTCGGCCTCGGATACCCCGGCGGCTTTGCCGTCCAGGAGGCGGCGCGAGACGGGGCCGCCGATCGGTACACCCTTCCCCGCGCCCTGCGCGGCGAGACCCTCGAGTTCTCGTTCAGCGGATTGAAGACGGCCCTCCTTCGCCTGGTCGAAGCGGAGGGCCGGAGCCTGAGCGTGCCCGATGCCGCTGCGGCTCTGCAGGTCGCGATCGTGGACGTCCTTGTCGACCGCGCCCTGCGCGCCGTGAGAAGGACCGAGGCGCCGGCGCTGACGCTCGTGGGAGGCGTCGCGGCCAACCTGTCCCTCAGGGCGCGCCTCGCCGAGGAGTGCGCCAGAGAGGGCATCCGCTTCGAGACCCCTGACCTCGCGTACTGCACGGACAACGCCGCGATGATCGCGCTCGCGGGCTCCCTCCGCCTCGCCAACGGCGAGCGCGACGGGTGGGACCTCGACGCCCTCCCCAACGCCCCCCTCCCCTACTTTCGCGGGTGA
- the trpE gene encoding anthranilate synthase component I, whose product MQSPSKDEFFRRAALGKPVRIARDVLADLETPLSAYWKLASDETFSFLLESVTGGEQLARYSILGVRPRLVLRTKDRTVRRITSRGETRETLSEGQDPLHVLAEAMGPEPLEDSAIPKFGGGAVGMLGFDLVRFFEQLPDAPEDDLPIDEMAMMLCDTVVVFDHAKNLIRIIVTASPSSDGYEAACAEIERVLARLKRPLPDLPNSKRTIEPVESNMSRESYEASVRRAIEYIGAGDCFQVVLSQRFATRVQAHPLSVYRALRSLNPSPYMFLLRFGDFDVVGASPEILVSLTGRTARVRPIAGTRPRGSDPHEDEALGRELLADEKERSEHIMLVDLGRNDLGRVAQIGSVQVNDLMAVERYSHVMHIVSDVTATLADGKDAFDLLRAAYPAGTVSGAPKVRAMQIIDELEPTRRGVYAGAVGYVAASGDMDMCIAIRTICIKDGVAYVQAGAGIVFDSVPEREHGECRNKAAACLRAIEMAQTGLE is encoded by the coding sequence ATGCAGAGTCCGTCCAAGGATGAGTTCTTTCGCCGCGCGGCCCTGGGAAAACCCGTGCGGATCGCACGCGACGTTCTCGCGGACCTGGAGACGCCCCTCAGCGCCTACTGGAAGCTCGCTTCGGACGAGACGTTCAGCTTCCTGCTCGAGAGCGTGACCGGCGGCGAGCAACTTGCCCGCTACAGCATTCTCGGCGTGCGGCCCCGTCTGGTTCTCCGCACGAAAGACCGAACGGTTCGGCGCATCACCTCCCGGGGTGAAACGCGCGAAACCCTCTCCGAGGGACAAGATCCCTTGCACGTGCTTGCCGAAGCGATGGGCCCCGAACCTCTCGAAGATTCCGCGATCCCGAAGTTCGGCGGAGGGGCCGTGGGAATGCTCGGCTTCGACCTGGTGCGGTTCTTCGAGCAACTCCCGGACGCCCCGGAAGACGACCTTCCCATCGACGAGATGGCGATGATGCTCTGCGACACCGTCGTCGTGTTCGACCACGCGAAAAACCTCATTCGGATCATCGTGACGGCGAGCCCTTCTTCCGACGGCTACGAAGCCGCCTGCGCCGAGATCGAGCGCGTTCTCGCGCGGCTCAAACGCCCCCTGCCAGACCTTCCGAACTCCAAACGAACGATCGAACCCGTCGAAAGCAACATGTCGCGGGAGTCCTACGAGGCCTCGGTACGACGCGCGATCGAGTACATCGGCGCAGGAGACTGCTTCCAAGTCGTGCTCTCCCAGCGGTTCGCCACTCGGGTGCAGGCGCACCCGCTCTCGGTCTACCGAGCCCTTCGCTCGCTCAACCCCTCGCCCTACATGTTCCTCCTGCGGTTCGGCGATTTCGACGTGGTGGGCGCCTCACCTGAGATTCTGGTAAGTCTCACGGGCCGAACGGCCCGGGTGCGCCCTATCGCCGGGACGCGGCCCCGCGGTTCGGACCCCCACGAGGACGAAGCCCTCGGGCGAGAGCTGCTGGCCGACGAGAAGGAGCGTTCCGAGCACATCATGCTCGTGGATTTGGGACGCAACGACCTTGGGAGAGTCGCCCAGATCGGGTCCGTGCAGGTGAACGACCTGATGGCCGTCGAGCGCTACAGCCACGTCATGCACATCGTGAGCGACGTGACGGCGACGCTCGCAGACGGAAAGGACGCCTTCGACCTGCTGCGCGCGGCGTACCCCGCAGGCACCGTGAGCGGCGCCCCCAAGGTTCGGGCGATGCAGATCATCGACGAGCTGGAGCCGACCAGGCGGGGCGTCTACGCCGGCGCGGTCGGCTACGTCGCTGCGAGCGGCGATATGGACATGTGCATCGCGATCCGAACCATCTGCATCAAAGACGGGGTGGCCTACGTGCAGGCCGGGGCCGGGATCGTGTTCGACTCCGTGCCCGAACGCGAGCACGGCGAGTGCCGCAACAAGGCCGCCGCGTGCCTTCGCGCGATCGAGATGGCCCAAACAGGATTGGAGTAG
- a CDS encoding YgdI/YgdR family lipoprotein — MKFAHLILAISSLALLTGCGRSGTTVVTGPDGAKVTTDAQGNATFTDDKGNRVDVKAGQESWTAKSSNGSEATVSKDGGITGQTEKGEKFSMDMAGVTEKELGLPFYPGSTPLQHRDMKVDADGKHVVLSVRATKDSPAKVIAFYKTKVDKPAETVTDQIASMGGTLPDGGELTLSAIVNGTETEISVNVTRK; from the coding sequence ATGAAGTTTGCCCACCTGATTCTTGCGATCTCGTCACTCGCTTTGCTGACCGGCTGCGGACGCTCGGGCACGACGGTCGTCACAGGCCCCGACGGGGCCAAGGTGACGACCGACGCCCAGGGCAACGCCACGTTCACCGACGACAAGGGCAACCGAGTCGATGTGAAGGCCGGCCAAGAATCCTGGACCGCGAAGAGCTCGAACGGGTCGGAGGCCACCGTCTCCAAGGACGGCGGGATCACCGGCCAAACCGAGAAGGGCGAGAAGTTCTCCATGGACATGGCGGGCGTCACCGAGAAGGAGTTGGGCCTCCCGTTCTATCCGGGAAGCACCCCTCTCCAACACCGCGACATGAAGGTGGATGCCGACGGCAAGCACGTCGTCCTGTCCGTGCGCGCCACCAAGGACTCGCCCGCCAAGGTGATCGCCTTCTACAAGACCAAGGTGGACAAGCCGGCCGAAACGGTCACCGACCAGATCGCCAGCATGGGCGGAACGCTTCCCGACGGCGGCGAACTCACACTCTCCGCGATCGTCAACGGCACGGAAACAGAGATCTCGGTGAACGTCACCCGCAAATAG
- a CDS encoding arylsulfatase, translated as MLLQAALLAATFIAGPSRPNIVYILADDLGYGDLGCYGQKYIKTPNLDRLAQDGMRFTQHYSGSPVCAPSRCVLLTGKNTGHSAIRDNYEMGGWERGSREGQLPLPANTPTLARMLKGQGYATAAIGKWGLGGPDTTGEPNRNGFDLFYGYLCQRLAHNYYPEYLWRNRTKDVLDNPYFSAHQKLQGDPNDPASYARYSGNEYAEDKMASEALGFIRANKDRPFFLYAPFPVPHAALQVPEDSLAPYLGVLEDKPYTGDKSYLPHRAPHAAYAAMISRMDRHIGQILALLTELNLERNTLVIFSSDNGATFNGGTDTPFFKSNGNLRGLKTQLFEGGIRVPMIARWPGRIRPGSTSDLPSAFWDIVPTFADIVGCKPLPDTDGVSLMPTLLGQPGQKRHESLYWEYHSGGGWQAVRMGDWKGIRRNAHKNPDGPIELFNLATDVSETTDVASEHPEIVRRIASLMKSSRVPSFVEQWNFPPR; from the coding sequence ATGCTCCTCCAAGCGGCCTTGCTTGCCGCCACCTTCATCGCCGGGCCCTCGCGCCCGAACATCGTTTACATCCTCGCCGACGACCTCGGCTATGGCGATCTGGGTTGCTACGGCCAGAAGTACATCAAAACGCCGAACCTGGACCGGCTCGCCCAGGACGGGATGCGCTTCACCCAGCACTACTCGGGCAGCCCCGTCTGCGCCCCGTCACGCTGTGTCCTGCTGACGGGCAAGAACACGGGGCATTCGGCGATTCGCGACAACTACGAGATGGGAGGGTGGGAACGCGGTTCGCGCGAGGGACAACTTCCGCTGCCCGCGAACACCCCGACCCTCGCGCGCATGCTGAAGGGGCAGGGCTACGCGACCGCCGCCATCGGCAAATGGGGGTTGGGCGGCCCGGACACGACCGGCGAGCCGAACCGCAACGGATTCGACCTCTTCTACGGCTACCTCTGCCAGCGCCTCGCGCACAACTACTACCCCGAATACCTTTGGCGGAACCGCACCAAGGACGTGTTGGACAATCCGTATTTCTCGGCCCACCAGAAGCTCCAGGGCGATCCGAACGATCCGGCGTCGTACGCACGCTACTCCGGCAACGAGTATGCGGAGGACAAGATGGCGAGCGAAGCGCTCGGGTTCATCCGGGCGAACAAAGATCGCCCGTTCTTCCTCTACGCGCCGTTCCCGGTGCCCCACGCCGCGCTTCAGGTGCCTGAGGACTCGCTCGCACCGTATCTCGGGGTGCTCGAAGACAAGCCGTACACGGGGGACAAGAGTTACCTGCCGCACCGTGCGCCGCATGCGGCGTACGCCGCAATGATCTCGCGGATGGACCGCCACATCGGACAGATCTTGGCGTTGCTCACGGAGCTGAATCTCGAACGCAACACGTTGGTGATCTTCTCGAGCGACAACGGAGCGACGTTCAACGGCGGCACGGACACGCCGTTCTTCAAGAGCAACGGGAACCTGCGGGGTTTGAAGACGCAGCTTTTTGAGGGCGGCATCCGCGTGCCGATGATCGCGCGCTGGCCGGGACGGATCCGGCCGGGATCCACTTCGGACCTTCCAAGCGCGTTCTGGGACATCGTGCCGACCTTCGCGGATATTGTGGGTTGCAAACCTTTGCCGGATACCGACGGGGTCTCGTTGATGCCGACGCTGCTTGGGCAGCCCGGCCAGAAGCGGCACGAGAGCCTGTACTGGGAGTACCACTCCGGAGGCGGGTGGCAGGCGGTGCGGATGGGCGACTGGAAGGGCATCCGGCGCAACGCGCACAAGAACCCGGACGGGCCGATCGAGCTGTTCAACCTTGCCACGGACGTCTCCGAAACGACCGACGTCGCCTCGGAGCACCCGGAGATCGTGCGGCGCATCGCCTCCCTGATGAAGAGCAGCCGGGTTCCGTCGTTCGTGGAGCAGTGGAACTTCCCGCCCCGCTAA
- a CDS encoding ABC transporter ATP-binding protein, which produces MLTIRDINVYYGAIHALKDVSVDVEKGEIVAIIGSNGAGKSTLLRTISGLLRPRTGTIEFEGSPIHTIPAHTIVRLGIGHSPEGRRIFTNMSVLENLQLGAITRKDKAVDDDLEMVQERFPRLRERIKQSAGTLSGGEQQMLAIGRALMSRPRLLLLDEPSLGLAPNLVAEIFRIVLEINADGTTVLLVEQNAHRALEIANRAYVLETGSIVLSDTGKNLLTNPKVKEAYLGG; this is translated from the coding sequence ATGCTGACGATTCGCGATATCAACGTTTATTACGGGGCGATCCACGCGCTCAAGGACGTCTCCGTGGACGTGGAGAAGGGAGAGATCGTCGCGATCATCGGATCGAACGGCGCAGGCAAGAGTACCCTGCTCCGCACGATCAGCGGACTTCTGCGGCCGCGCACCGGAACGATCGAGTTTGAAGGCTCGCCGATCCACACCATTCCAGCGCACACCATCGTGAGGCTGGGCATCGGGCACTCTCCCGAGGGCCGACGCATCTTCACCAACATGTCGGTCCTTGAGAACCTCCAGCTTGGTGCGATCACGCGCAAGGACAAGGCGGTGGACGACGATCTCGAGATGGTTCAGGAGCGGTTTCCAAGGCTGCGCGAACGCATCAAGCAGAGCGCGGGAACCCTCTCCGGGGGCGAGCAGCAGATGCTGGCGATCGGGCGGGCCCTGATGTCGCGCCCCCGGCTGTTGCTCCTGGACGAACCCAGCCTGGGTCTGGCTCCCAACCTCGTCGCCGAGATCTTCCGAATCGTCCTGGAGATCAACGCCGACGGCACGACGGTGCTTCTCGTGGAGCAGAACGCGCACCGCGCACTCGAAATCGCAAACCGGGCCTACGTGTTGGAGACCGGCAGCATCGTCCTTTCCGACACCGGCAAGAACCTGCTCACCAACCCGAAAGTCAAGGAAGCCTATCTGGGCGGCTAG